A region from the Streptomyces sp. 3214.6 genome encodes:
- a CDS encoding glycoside hydrolase family 16 protein, with translation MSATSGIPRRRRALVAVLSTLGLAAAAAAAVTLPANASAPTPPSGWTQVFLDDFTGAAGTGVNTSNWQYSTGTSYPGGPANWGTGEVETMTNSTSNVSLDGNGNLRITPLRDSAGNWTSGRIETKRTDFQPPSGGKLRVEARLQMPNVTGTAAEGYWPAFWTLGAPYRGNYQNWPGVGELDIMENVQGLNKVWATMHCGTNPGGPCNETTGIGNSVACPNTTCQSGFHTYAMEWDRSVTPEAIRFYVDGVNYHTVTANQVDATTWTNATNHGYFVILNVAMGGAFPDAFGGGLDAATEPGHPMVVDYVQVLQAAGSGGGTTPPPSGSRDAYGTIQAESYDSQSGTATEATTDTGGGQDIGSLANGDWALFKAVNFGSTAATQFNARVASGAAAGVSGLVEVRLDSRTAPPIGSFSVANTGGWQSWRTIPANISSVTGTHDVYLTFTSGQSADFVNVNWFTFGH, from the coding sequence ATGAGTGCAACCTCCGGCATACCCAGACGGCGACGCGCGCTCGTCGCCGTACTCAGCACGCTCGGGCTGGCGGCCGCAGCGGCGGCGGCCGTCACCCTGCCCGCGAACGCCTCCGCGCCCACGCCCCCGTCCGGCTGGACGCAGGTCTTCCTCGACGACTTCACCGGCGCCGCGGGCACCGGCGTCAACACCTCCAACTGGCAGTACAGCACCGGGACTTCGTATCCGGGCGGGCCGGCCAACTGGGGCACCGGCGAGGTCGAGACGATGACCAACAGCACCAGCAACGTCTCACTCGACGGCAACGGCAACCTGCGCATCACCCCGCTGCGCGACTCGGCCGGCAACTGGACCTCGGGCCGCATCGAGACCAAGCGCACCGACTTCCAGCCGCCGTCCGGCGGCAAGCTGCGGGTCGAGGCCCGGCTGCAGATGCCCAATGTGACCGGCACCGCCGCCGAGGGCTACTGGCCGGCGTTCTGGACGCTCGGCGCGCCGTACCGGGGCAACTACCAGAACTGGCCGGGCGTCGGCGAGCTGGACATCATGGAGAACGTCCAGGGCCTGAACAAGGTGTGGGCGACGATGCACTGCGGCACCAACCCGGGCGGCCCGTGCAACGAGACCACCGGCATCGGCAACTCCGTCGCGTGTCCGAACACGACCTGTCAGTCCGGCTTCCACACCTACGCCATGGAGTGGGACCGCTCGGTGACTCCGGAGGCGATCCGCTTCTACGTCGACGGTGTCAACTACCACACGGTCACCGCGAACCAGGTCGACGCGACGACCTGGACGAACGCCACCAACCACGGCTACTTCGTCATCCTGAACGTCGCGATGGGCGGGGCGTTCCCGGACGCCTTCGGCGGCGGCCTGGACGCCGCCACCGAGCCGGGTCACCCGATGGTGGTGGACTACGTGCAGGTGCTCCAGGCGGCCGGCAGCGGCGGCGGCACCACCCCGCCGCCGTCCGGCAGCCGGGACGCCTACGGCACGATCCAGGCCGAGTCCTACGACAGCCAGTCGGGCACGGCCACCGAGGCCACGACCGACACCGGCGGCGGCCAGGACATCGGCTCCCTCGCGAACGGCGACTGGGCACTGTTCAAGGCCGTCAACTTCGGTTCCACGGCGGCGACCCAGTTCAACGCGCGGGTCGCGAGCGGTGCGGCCGCAGGGGTGAGCGGACTGGTCGAGGTGCGCCTCGACAGCCGTACGGCACCGCCCATCGGAAGCTTCTCGGTGGCCAACACCGGTGGCTGGCAGTCCTGGCGGACGATCCCCGCGAACATCAGCTCGGTCACCGGCACGCACGACGTCTATCTGACCTTCACCAGCGGCCAGTCGGCGGACTTCGTGAACGTCAACTGGTTTACCTTCGGTCACTGA
- a CDS encoding NADP-dependent oxidoreductase: MPNSTTGLEVRLRTRPTGLPVPDDFELVEAPVPDPAPGQVLVRNLFMSLDPAMAWLAAGEPGLPLPRYELGEVPYGDAVGEVTASADPSLAEGDLVVHRLGWREYALAPAGALRRVDRAAYPSPSLYLGFGLVAYVGLMEIARLRPGDTVFVSSAAGATGGMAGQIARLKGAARVVGSAGTPGKVAHLTGRLGFDAAFDRHDGRVVDRLREAAPDGIDVYFDNVGGEQLRAAVEVMKPHGRIAVCGALNRQCGGRPDSGLEDLLPVLAKRLTLRGFTLSEHLGRAAEFGEQFRGWLRDGAIHYDETVIDGLANAPQALADLLRGTFTGKTVVRLGS, translated from the coding sequence ATGCCGAACTCCACCACGGGCCTGGAGGTCCGCCTCCGCACCCGCCCCACCGGACTCCCCGTCCCCGACGACTTCGAACTCGTCGAGGCGCCCGTCCCCGATCCGGCCCCCGGCCAGGTCCTCGTCCGCAATCTGTTCATGTCGCTCGATCCCGCCATGGCCTGGCTGGCGGCGGGCGAACCCGGGCTCCCCCTGCCGCGCTACGAGCTCGGCGAGGTCCCTTACGGGGACGCCGTCGGTGAGGTGACCGCCTCCGCGGATCCCTCGCTCGCCGAAGGGGACCTGGTGGTGCACCGGCTCGGGTGGCGGGAGTACGCCCTCGCCCCGGCCGGGGCACTGCGCCGGGTCGACCGGGCCGCCTACCCGAGCCCGTCCCTGTACCTGGGCTTCGGCCTGGTCGCCTACGTCGGACTCATGGAGATCGCCCGGCTCCGGCCCGGCGACACGGTGTTCGTCTCCAGCGCGGCCGGGGCGACCGGTGGCATGGCCGGTCAGATCGCCCGGCTCAAGGGCGCGGCCCGGGTGGTCGGCAGCGCGGGCACCCCGGGGAAGGTCGCCCATCTGACCGGGCGGCTCGGCTTCGACGCGGCGTTCGACCGTCACGACGGCCGCGTCGTCGACCGGCTGCGCGAGGCCGCCCCCGACGGCATCGACGTCTATTTCGACAACGTGGGCGGCGAGCAACTGCGGGCCGCCGTCGAGGTGATGAAACCGCACGGCCGGATCGCGGTGTGCGGCGCCCTGAACCGGCAGTGCGGCGGCCGGCCCGACTCCGGCCTCGAGGACCTGCTCCCGGTGCTCGCCAAACGCCTCACTCTGCGCGGTTTCACCCTCTCCGAACACCTCGGCAGAGCGGCGGAGTTCGGGGAGCAGTTCCGCGGCTGGCTGCGCGACGGCGCGATCCACTACGACGAGACGGTGATCGACGGCCTGGCGAACGCTCCGCAGGCCCTCGCCGATCTCCTGCGCGGCACGTTCACGGGGAAGACGGTGGTACGACTGGGGAGTTGA
- a CDS encoding MerR family transcriptional regulator, whose amino-acid sequence MLIGDLAARTGTTTRALRYYEEQGLLESERTAAGYRVYGPAAQTRVSNVRDLLASGFTVENVKSFVRYLDSDLPEVFAYTEACAANYAVGARRVAELQERIEALIRMRDTLVRRMPWLDEVSRRPGPGVRTGP is encoded by the coding sequence ATGCTGATCGGAGACCTGGCCGCACGGACCGGGACCACGACCCGCGCCCTGCGCTACTACGAGGAGCAGGGGCTGCTGGAGTCCGAGCGGACGGCGGCCGGTTACCGCGTGTACGGGCCGGCCGCTCAGACCCGGGTGAGCAACGTCCGCGACCTGCTCGCCTCCGGGTTCACGGTGGAGAACGTCAAGTCCTTCGTCCGTTACCTCGACAGCGACCTGCCCGAGGTGTTCGCGTACACGGAGGCGTGCGCCGCCAACTACGCGGTGGGTGCCCGGCGGGTGGCCGAACTCCAGGAGCGCATCGAGGCGTTGATCCGGATGCGGGACACGCTCGTGCGGCGGATGCCGTGGCTGGACGAGGTCAGCCGACGGCCGGGGCCCGGGGTGCGAACGGGGCCGTGA
- a CDS encoding LysR family transcriptional regulator, producing MPDPDPGTGPTPVADLDLRLVRYFTVVAEHGHFGRAALALHVTQPSLSRQVRRLEQQLGARLLDRTPRGTRLTAAGEVFMPHARALLRSAAEATTFTRAAAEPSRFTVGYVTATIVTPAVRELRRRHPDADVRTLHLAWHELPQALLDHRVDAMVARLPFPTEGLHVTVLYDEPRILVVPLDHRLAGKESVTVDDLAGEPMPRVRGSAPAWSAFWRLEPRPDGLPVPDGPYVDEVEDKFELVAAGQTVAVSAAAPGFVLRPDLTSVPLEGVEPSHVVLATRAGDRGRLVTAFRKLARTHLTAPFAPRAPAVG from the coding sequence ATGCCCGACCCCGACCCCGGCACCGGTCCCACCCCTGTGGCCGACCTCGACCTGCGGCTGGTGCGCTACTTCACCGTCGTCGCCGAGCACGGGCACTTCGGCCGCGCCGCCCTCGCCCTGCACGTCACCCAGCCGTCCCTGAGCCGCCAAGTGCGCCGTTTGGAGCAGCAGTTGGGGGCGCGGCTACTGGACCGCACCCCGCGCGGCACCCGGCTCACCGCGGCGGGTGAGGTCTTCATGCCCCATGCCAGGGCGCTGCTGCGCTCGGCCGCCGAGGCCACCACCTTCACGCGCGCCGCCGCCGAGCCCAGCCGGTTCACCGTCGGCTACGTCACGGCCACCATCGTCACTCCGGCCGTACGCGAACTGCGCCGCAGGCACCCCGACGCCGACGTCCGCACCCTGCACCTGGCCTGGCACGAACTGCCCCAGGCCCTGCTCGACCACCGGGTGGACGCCATGGTGGCCCGGCTTCCGTTCCCGACGGAGGGGCTGCACGTAACCGTTCTCTACGACGAACCCCGCATCCTGGTCGTCCCCCTCGACCACCGGCTGGCCGGCAAGGAGTCCGTCACCGTCGACGACCTCGCCGGCGAACCCATGCCCCGGGTACGGGGATCCGCCCCCGCCTGGAGCGCGTTCTGGCGCCTCGAACCGCGCCCCGACGGGCTGCCGGTGCCGGACGGGCCGTACGTGGACGAGGTCGAGGACAAGTTCGAACTCGTCGCGGCGGGACAGACGGTGGCCGTGTCGGCAGCCGCCCCCGGGTTCGTCCTGCGCCCCGACCTCACCAGCGTTCCTCTCGAAGGTGTCGAGCCGAGCCATGTTGTCCTGGCGACCCGCGCCGGCGATCGCGGCCGCCTGGTGACCGCCTTCCGCAAGCTCGCCCGGACGCACCTCACGGCCCCGTTCGCACCCCGGGCCCCGGCCGTCGGCTGA
- a CDS encoding SDR family oxidoreductase, whose amino-acid sequence MRVFITGATGFIGSAVVRELIGAGHQVVGVARSDAGAAFLTSAGAEVHRGDLADPDGLRRGAATADGVVHLAFQHDFANFEASARAERRAIEMLGEELAGSDRPFVVTSGTAGLPPGQVGTEDDGFVADSPAAARMPTEAVALAFAARGVRVSAVRLAPSVHGAGDHGFVPRLIDLARQRGVCAYVGDGANRWPAVHRLDAARLYRLALESAPAGTRLHGVDDEGVPFRDIATVIGRHLDLPVTAIPAAEADAHFGWLGILAGRDIPASSTRTRKLLDWHPEQPSLIADLDEGHYFGQGAARA is encoded by the coding sequence GTGCGCGTGTTCATCACCGGCGCGACCGGGTTCATCGGTTCCGCCGTCGTCCGGGAACTCATCGGCGCCGGACACCAGGTCGTGGGCGTGGCCCGTTCGGACGCGGGCGCCGCGTTCCTCACCTCCGCGGGCGCCGAGGTGCACCGCGGCGACCTCGCCGACCCCGACGGGCTGCGCCGCGGTGCGGCCACCGCCGACGGTGTCGTCCACCTGGCCTTCCAGCACGACTTCGCGAACTTCGAGGCCTCCGCCCGCGCGGAGCGGCGGGCCATCGAGATGCTGGGCGAGGAACTCGCGGGCTCCGACCGGCCGTTCGTCGTCACCTCCGGCACCGCGGGCCTGCCGCCGGGCCAAGTGGGCACGGAGGACGACGGGTTCGTCGCCGACTCGCCCGCGGCGGCGCGGATGCCCACCGAGGCGGTGGCCCTCGCCTTCGCCGCACGGGGCGTCCGCGTCTCGGCGGTCCGCCTCGCGCCCTCGGTGCACGGCGCCGGCGACCACGGCTTCGTGCCGCGGCTGATCGACCTAGCCCGCCAGCGGGGCGTCTGCGCGTACGTCGGCGACGGCGCCAACCGCTGGCCCGCCGTGCACCGGCTCGACGCGGCCCGGTTGTACCGTCTCGCCCTGGAGTCGGCCCCGGCGGGCACCCGGCTGCACGGCGTCGACGACGAGGGCGTGCCGTTCCGCGACATCGCCACCGTCATCGGCCGCCACCTGGACCTGCCGGTCACCGCGATCCCCGCCGCCGAGGCGGACGCCCACTTCGGCTGGCTGGGCATCCTCGCCGGCCGTGACATCCCCGCGTCCAGCACCCGGACGCGCAAGCTGCTGGACTGGCATCCCGAACAGCCCTCCCTCATCGCCGACTTGGACGAGGGGCACTACTTCGGGCAGGGGGCGGCGCGGGCCTGA
- a CDS encoding helix-turn-helix domain-containing protein: MVDRTIQDGDGDGGVDGIRTFPFPVELSVGGVGMQVGLMGAGRTWHADDAPLDRVHRIDFHVVMLFDDGPVRHMIDFAEYEATAGDVLWIRPGQVHRFSKSSEYRGTVLTMQPGFLPRATVEATGLYRYDLPPLLHPRERELAGLRAALTHLQGEYDDGGADGTLPVSLHTAVLRHSLTAFLLRLAHLAASGAEAARRQADTTFTLFRDAVEKDFATNHSVSAYADALGYSRRTLVRAVRSATGETPKGFIDKRVVLEAKRLLAHTDLPIGRVGAAVGFPDPANFSKFFQLHTGHTPVAFRAELR; encoded by the coding sequence ATGGTGGACAGAACCATCCAAGACGGAGACGGTGACGGCGGCGTTGACGGGATCAGAACGTTCCCCTTCCCGGTCGAGCTGAGCGTCGGCGGCGTCGGCATGCAGGTGGGCCTCATGGGGGCCGGCCGCACCTGGCACGCGGACGACGCGCCGCTGGACCGCGTGCACCGCATCGACTTCCACGTCGTGATGCTCTTCGACGACGGCCCCGTCCGCCACATGATCGACTTCGCCGAGTACGAGGCGACGGCCGGCGACGTGCTGTGGATCCGCCCGGGCCAGGTCCACCGTTTCTCGAAGTCGAGCGAGTACCGCGGAACGGTCCTGACCATGCAGCCCGGTTTTCTGCCCCGTGCCACCGTCGAGGCCACCGGCCTGTACCGCTACGACCTGCCGCCGCTGCTGCACCCGCGGGAACGGGAGCTCGCGGGCCTGCGCGCGGCCCTGACCCACCTCCAGGGGGAGTACGACGACGGCGGCGCCGACGGCACCCTGCCCGTCAGTCTGCACACGGCGGTGTTGCGGCACTCGCTGACCGCGTTCCTGCTGCGGCTGGCGCACCTCGCGGCGAGCGGCGCGGAGGCGGCGCGCCGCCAGGCCGACACCACCTTCACGCTCTTCAGGGACGCCGTCGAGAAGGACTTCGCCACCAACCACAGCGTCAGCGCCTATGCCGACGCCCTCGGCTACTCCCGTCGCACCCTGGTGCGCGCGGTCCGCTCGGCCACCGGTGAGACGCCCAAGGGCTTCATCGACAAGCGGGTCGTCCTGGAGGCGAAGCGGCTCCTGGCTCACACGGACCTGCCGATCGGCCGGGTCGGCGCGGCCGTGGGCTTCCCCGACCCGGCGAACTTCTCCAAGTTCTTCCAACTGCACACGGGACACACCCCGGTGGCCTTCCGCGCCGAACTGCGCTGA
- the tkt gene encoding transketolase codes for MSTQTPNSFEWTDIDRRAVDTARVLAADAVQRVGNGHPGTAMSLAPVAYTIFQKVMRHDPADPEWTGRDRFVLSPGHTSLTLYTQLFLSGYELELDDLRSFRTHGSKTPGHPEYGHTAGVETTTGPLGQGVANAVGMAMAARYERGLFDPDAPEGASPFDHTIWAIVSDGDLEEGVSAEASSLAGHQKLGNLVFVYDDNHISIEGDTATAFSEDVLGRYEAYGWHTQRVEPAENGDIDVFALYAALKTAQAETERPSIISLRTIIAWPAPNARNTEASHGSALGADEVAATKHVLGFDPEQSFEVTDEVLAHTRAALDRGAEAHAAWDKRLAEWRAANPERAQLFDRVVAGQLPEGWEDALPVFEPGRSVATRAASGKVLQSLGAVLPELWGGSADLAGSNNTTIDKTSSFLPRGNPLPEADPYGRTVHFGIREFSMAAEMNGIALHGNTRIYGGTFLVFSDYMRNAVRMAALMQLPVTYVWTHDSVGLGEDGPTHQPVEHLASLRAIPGLNVVRPADANETAIAWAEILKRHATHPAPHGLALTRQGVPTYAPNSDAAKGGYVLQDSSSEVPDVILIATGSEVQLAVAAREALQAEGIGVRVVSMPSVEWFEEQPREYRDRVLLPSVKARVAVEAGIGLTWHRFVGDAGRIVSLEHFGASADAGTLFAEYGFTAENVAAAARESLAAARG; via the coding sequence ATGAGCACGCAGACACCGAACAGCTTTGAGTGGACCGACATCGACCGGCGTGCCGTCGACACCGCACGTGTTCTCGCGGCCGACGCCGTGCAGCGGGTGGGCAACGGGCACCCCGGAACGGCCATGAGCCTCGCCCCGGTCGCGTACACGATCTTTCAGAAGGTGATGCGGCACGATCCGGCGGACCCCGAGTGGACCGGCCGCGACCGCTTCGTCCTGTCCCCCGGACACACCTCGCTGACGCTCTACACCCAGCTCTTCCTGTCCGGCTACGAACTGGAGCTGGACGACCTCAGGAGCTTCCGTACGCACGGCTCGAAGACGCCGGGTCACCCCGAGTACGGGCACACCGCGGGCGTCGAGACCACCACCGGACCGCTGGGCCAGGGTGTCGCCAACGCCGTCGGCATGGCGATGGCCGCCCGCTACGAGCGCGGTCTGTTCGACCCGGACGCCCCCGAGGGCGCCTCGCCGTTCGACCACACGATCTGGGCGATCGTCTCCGACGGCGACCTGGAGGAGGGCGTCTCCGCCGAGGCGTCCTCGCTGGCCGGCCACCAGAAGCTCGGCAACCTGGTCTTCGTCTACGACGACAACCACATCTCCATCGAGGGCGACACCGCGACGGCGTTCTCCGAGGACGTGCTGGGGCGGTACGAGGCCTACGGCTGGCACACCCAGCGTGTGGAGCCCGCGGAAAACGGTGACATCGACGTCTTCGCCCTGTACGCGGCGCTGAAGACCGCCCAGGCCGAGACGGAGCGCCCCTCGATCATCTCGCTGCGCACGATCATCGCCTGGCCCGCCCCGAACGCCCGGAACACCGAGGCCTCCCACGGCTCCGCCCTCGGCGCGGACGAGGTCGCCGCCACCAAGCACGTCCTCGGCTTCGACCCCGAGCAGTCCTTCGAGGTGACCGACGAGGTCCTCGCCCACACCCGCGCCGCCCTGGACCGCGGCGCCGAGGCCCACGCGGCCTGGGACAAGCGGCTGGCCGAGTGGCGGGCCGCCAACCCGGAGCGCGCCCAGCTGTTCGACCGGGTCGTCGCAGGTCAGCTCCCCGAGGGCTGGGAGGACGCGCTGCCGGTGTTCGAGCCCGGCAGGTCCGTCGCCACCCGGGCCGCGTCCGGCAAGGTGCTCCAGTCGCTCGGCGCGGTCCTCCCCGAGCTGTGGGGCGGCTCCGCCGACCTCGCCGGCTCCAACAACACCACCATCGACAAGACGTCCTCCTTCCTGCCCAGGGGCAACCCGCTGCCCGAGGCCGACCCGTACGGCCGTACCGTCCACTTCGGGATCCGCGAGTTCTCGATGGCCGCGGAGATGAACGGCATCGCGCTGCACGGCAACACCCGCATCTACGGCGGCACGTTCCTGGTGTTCTCCGACTACATGCGCAACGCCGTGCGGATGGCGGCGCTGATGCAACTGCCGGTGACGTACGTGTGGACGCACGACTCCGTCGGCCTCGGCGAGGACGGCCCCACCCACCAGCCGGTCGAGCACCTCGCCTCGCTGCGCGCCATCCCGGGCCTGAACGTCGTCCGCCCCGCCGACGCCAACGAGACGGCGATCGCCTGGGCCGAGATCCTCAAGCGGCACGCCACCCACCCGGCCCCGCACGGCCTGGCCCTCACCCGCCAGGGCGTCCCGACGTACGCGCCCAACTCCGATGCGGCGAAGGGCGGTTACGTGCTCCAGGACTCCTCTTCCGAGGTACCGGACGTCATCCTCATCGCCACCGGCTCCGAGGTGCAGCTCGCCGTCGCCGCGCGCGAGGCGCTCCAGGCGGAGGGGATCGGCGTCCGCGTGGTGTCGATGCCGTCCGTGGAGTGGTTCGAGGAGCAGCCGCGTGAGTACCGCGACCGGGTGCTTTTGCCGTCGGTGAAGGCCCGGGTCGCGGTCGAGGCCGGTATCGGTCTCACCTGGCACCGGTTCGTGGGCGACGCGGGACGCATCGTCTCGCTGGAGCACTTCGGCGCCTCCGCCGACGCGGGGACCCTGTTCGCCGAGTACGGCTTCACCGCCGAGAACGTCGCCGCGGCAGCCCGGGAATCGCTCGCCGCCGCGCGTGGTTGA
- the tal gene encoding transaldolase, whose protein sequence is MITVTEATATAGALKRLSDEGVSIWLDDLSRRRIASGNLAELVETKNVVGVTTNPSIFQAAIGSGEGYEEQLADLAVRGVTVDEAVRMMTTADVRAAADILRSVYSASHGVDGWVSIEVDPRLAHDTAATVAEAKQLAWLVDRPNVMIKIPATKAGLPAITEVIGLGISVNVTLIFSLERYREVMDAYLAGLEKAQARGLDLAAIHSVASFFVSRVDSEIDKRLTVLGTEEALALKGRAALANARLAYEAYEDGFGSADNSTRAGERWTALAGARANKQRPLWASTGVKDPAYKDTLYVDDLVAPGTVNTMPEATLNATADHGDITGDTVTGGYPQARADLAAIEALGISYDEVVTRLEDEGVAKFATAWQDLLDAVTKSLMSKGVDA, encoded by the coding sequence ATGATCACAGTGACCGAAGCAACCGCGACCGCGGGAGCGCTCAAGCGCCTGTCCGACGAGGGCGTGTCCATCTGGTTGGACGACCTGTCGCGGCGCCGGATCGCCTCCGGCAACCTCGCCGAACTCGTCGAGACGAAGAACGTCGTCGGCGTCACCACCAACCCGTCCATCTTCCAGGCCGCCATCGGCTCCGGCGAGGGCTACGAGGAGCAGCTCGCCGACCTGGCGGTGCGGGGCGTCACGGTCGACGAGGCCGTGCGGATGATGACGACGGCCGATGTGCGGGCCGCAGCCGACATCCTGCGTTCCGTGTACAGCGCATCGCATGGTGTCGACGGCTGGGTCTCCATCGAGGTCGACCCCCGTCTGGCCCATGACACGGCGGCCACCGTCGCCGAGGCCAAGCAGCTGGCCTGGCTGGTCGACCGCCCCAACGTCATGATCAAGATTCCGGCGACGAAGGCTGGCCTGCCGGCGATCACCGAGGTCATCGGCCTCGGCATCAGCGTCAACGTCACGCTGATCTTCTCGCTGGAGCGCTACCGCGAGGTCATGGACGCCTATCTGGCGGGCCTGGAGAAGGCGCAGGCCAGGGGCCTGGACCTGGCCGCCATCCACTCCGTCGCCTCCTTCTTCGTCTCCCGTGTCGACTCCGAGATCGACAAACGGCTCACCGTCCTCGGCACCGAGGAGGCCCTCGCGCTGAAGGGCCGGGCCGCGCTCGCCAACGCGCGCCTCGCCTACGAGGCCTACGAGGATGGGTTCGGCTCTGCCGACAATTCGACACGCGCCGGGGAACGCTGGACCGCGCTCGCCGGGGCCAGGGCGAACAAGCAGCGTCCGCTGTGGGCGTCCACCGGGGTGAAGGATCCCGCGTACAAGGACACGCTGTATGTGGACGATCTCGTCGCACCGGGCACGGTCAACACCATGCCCGAGGCCACGCTGAACGCCACCGCCGACCACGGCGACATCACCGGCGACACGGTGACCGGCGGCTATCCGCAGGCCCGTGCCGACCTCGCCGCCATCGAGGCGCTCGGCATCTCCTACGACGAGGTCGTCACCCGGTTGGAGGACGAGGGCGTCGCCAAGTTCGCGACGGCGTGGCAGGACCTTCTGGACGCGGTCACGAAGTCGCTGATGAGCAAGGGAGTTGACGCGTAA
- the zwf gene encoding glucose-6-phosphate dehydrogenase, which yields MSTGTLGADWENPLRDLRDRRLPNVAGPSGLVIFGVTGDLSRKKLMPAVYDLANRGLLPPGFSLVGFARRDWEDQDFAQVVHDAVREHARTPFREEVWQQLAEGMRFIPGDFDDDTAFKQLKTAVDELDTSRGTGGNFAFYLSVPPKFFPKVVEQLKKHGLAKAPEGAWRRAVIEKPFGHNLASAQELNAVVHDVFEPDQVFRIDHYLGKETVQNILALRFANTMFEPIWNRSYVDHIQITMAEDIGIGGRAGYYDGIGSARDVIQNHLLQLMALTAMEEPASFDAASLLTEKLKVLKAVKLPEDLGRHTVRAQYAGAWQGGAKVRGYLEEDGIDPASTTDTFAAVKLNVDNRRWAGVPFYLRTGKRLGRRVTEIAVVFQRAPHSPFDSTATEELGQNAIVIRVQPDEGITVRFGSKVPGTSMEIRDVTMDFAYGESFTESSPEAYERLILDVLLGDANLFPRHQEVEESWKILDPIEEYWARHGRPAQYASGSWGPEEADEMLARDGRSWRRP from the coding sequence ATGAGTACCGGTACGCTCGGCGCGGACTGGGAGAACCCACTGAGGGATCTCCGCGACCGACGCCTCCCCAACGTCGCGGGCCCGTCCGGCCTCGTCATCTTCGGCGTGACCGGCGACCTGTCCCGCAAGAAGCTGATGCCCGCGGTGTACGACCTCGCCAACCGCGGTCTGCTTCCGCCGGGCTTCTCCCTCGTCGGCTTCGCCCGCCGCGACTGGGAGGACCAGGACTTCGCGCAGGTCGTCCATGACGCGGTGCGTGAGCACGCGCGGACCCCGTTCCGCGAGGAGGTCTGGCAGCAGCTCGCCGAGGGCATGCGGTTCATCCCCGGCGACTTCGACGACGACACGGCGTTCAAGCAGCTCAAGACGGCCGTGGACGAGCTGGACACCTCCCGAGGCACGGGCGGCAACTTCGCCTTCTACCTTTCCGTGCCGCCGAAGTTCTTCCCCAAGGTCGTCGAGCAGCTGAAGAAGCACGGGCTGGCGAAGGCGCCGGAAGGGGCCTGGCGACGGGCCGTCATCGAAAAGCCGTTCGGGCACAACCTGGCCAGCGCCCAGGAGCTCAACGCGGTCGTCCACGACGTGTTCGAACCCGACCAGGTCTTCCGCATCGACCACTACCTGGGCAAGGAGACCGTCCAGAACATCCTGGCGCTGCGGTTCGCGAACACGATGTTCGAGCCGATCTGGAACCGGTCGTACGTCGACCACATCCAGATCACGATGGCCGAGGACATCGGCATCGGCGGCCGGGCCGGCTACTACGACGGCATCGGCTCGGCCCGGGACGTCATCCAGAACCACCTCCTGCAGCTGATGGCGCTCACCGCGATGGAGGAGCCCGCCTCCTTCGACGCGGCCTCGCTGCTCACCGAGAAGCTGAAGGTGCTGAAGGCGGTGAAGCTGCCCGAGGACCTCGGCCGGCACACCGTGCGGGCGCAGTACGCGGGCGCCTGGCAGGGCGGCGCGAAGGTACGGGGCTACCTGGAGGAGGACGGCATCGACCCGGCCTCCACCACGGACACGTTCGCCGCGGTCAAGCTGAACGTCGACAACCGCCGCTGGGCGGGCGTGCCGTTCTACCTGCGCACCGGCAAGCGGCTCGGCCGCCGGGTGACCGAGATCGCGGTGGTCTTCCAGCGGGCCCCGCACTCCCCCTTCGACTCCACGGCCACCGAGGAGCTCGGGCAGAACGCCATCGTCATCCGCGTCCAGCCCGACGAGGGCATCACGGTGCGGTTCGGCTCCAAGGTGCCGGGCACCTCGATGGAGATCCGGGACGTCACGATGGACTTCGCCTACGGCGAGTCCTTCACGGAGTCCAGCCCCGAGGCGTACGAGCGTCTCATCCTGGACGTGCTGCTCGGCGACGCCAACCTGTTCCCGCGCCACCAGGAAGTGGAAGAGTCCTGGAAGATCCTCGACCCGATCGAGGAGTACTGGGCACGGCACGGCAGGCCCGCGCAGTACGCCTCGGGCAGCTGGGGACCCGAGGAAGCCGACGAGATGCTCGCACGAGACGGACGGAGCTGGCGCAGGCCATGA